A window of Chloracidobacterium sp. N contains these coding sequences:
- a CDS encoding HEAT repeat domain-containing protein — MSDWLWMMTGLLVCLPVGGLALVLLYRTIQVRRVARQRQDYERCRAQLQELSDTLDQAQSPEDILPLTQRFKATTRDEVAAIKHVIIEAYGTAPEPTRKALALLYESLGLIADDLQIIHNGNLEERSRATFRLGRLRYLPALDALERVSKHSSTELRLVAIWALTEIADTRCVKPVVIALSEANGWQLMQAANRLLGMQRDLTLPLMELLDSAGGMRERRERIMTTVLDLITDFGRRAQEYINPIAGRQAALRLLQSDSVNLRTRALRALTALGVESSQEIESVLRALRDKDWEVRAVAARAIGDLQITAGLSGLQEAVSDQAWWVRHNAAHALKKLGDAGEVVLLQLLQSDDRFTRETVTQVLQGS, encoded by the coding sequence GTGTCGGACTGGTTGTGGATGATGACGGGCTTGCTTGTATGCCTCCCCGTTGGCGGGCTGGCTTTGGTTCTGCTCTATCGCACGATCCAAGTGCGGCGTGTCGCCCGGCAAAGACAGGATTACGAGCGTTGTCGCGCCCAGCTCCAGGAACTGTCTGACACCCTTGACCAGGCCCAGTCACCTGAAGACATTCTGCCGCTGACCCAACGGTTCAAGGCCACCACCCGCGACGAAGTGGCAGCTATCAAACATGTCATCATCGAGGCATACGGCACCGCACCGGAACCCACACGGAAAGCGCTCGCCCTGCTCTATGAAAGCCTCGGACTCATCGCTGATGACCTTCAAATCATCCACAATGGCAACCTCGAAGAACGTTCACGGGCCACATTCCGGCTTGGGCGGCTCCGGTATCTCCCGGCCCTTGATGCCTTGGAGCGGGTCAGCAAACACAGCTCGACTGAATTGCGTTTGGTGGCCATCTGGGCATTGACGGAGATTGCCGATACCCGGTGTGTCAAGCCGGTTGTCATCGCTCTTTCCGAGGCCAATGGTTGGCAACTTATGCAGGCGGCCAACCGCCTGTTGGGGATGCAACGTGACCTGACACTGCCTCTGATGGAACTCTTGGATTCTGCCGGGGGCATGCGCGAACGCCGCGAGCGCATTATGACGACGGTGCTCGATCTCATCACGGACTTTGGAAGGCGCGCCCAAGAGTACATCAACCCCATTGCCGGACGCCAGGCAGCACTGCGCCTGCTGCAAAGTGACTCTGTCAATCTTCGTACCCGTGCCCTCCGCGCCCTGACGGCACTTGGAGTCGAGTCTTCCCAGGAAATCGAAAGTGTCTTACGGGCCCTCAGGGACAAAGACTGGGAGGTCCGTGCTGTGGCAGCCCGGGCAATTGGTGACTTACAGATCACGGCCGGACTGTCGGGACTTCAGGAAGCCGTGAGCGACCAGGCGTGGTGGGTTCGGCACAATGCAGCCCACGCCCTCAAAAAGCTGGGGGATGCCGGGGAAGTCGTCCTGCTTCAACTTCTGCAAAGTGATGACCGCTTCACCCGTGAAACCGTTACTCAGGTCCTGCAGGGCAGTTGA
- the deoC gene encoding deoxyribose-phosphate aldolase, producing MSLASLIDHTWLKPEATKADIARLCHEAQTHGFAAVCVNPIWVSHAARILAGCGTAVCTVIGFPLGATTTEVKVYEARQALENGAREIDMVMAVGQLKDRDFSFVEADIQSVVNLTHQYKALCKVIIEAALLTDDEKVQACTIIQAAGADFVKTSTGFSQGGATVRDVVLLRQSVGPAIGVKASGGIRSRETAEQLIAAGATRIGTSNGIAILQDRQVSSTY from the coding sequence ATGTCACTCGCCAGCTTAATCGATCATACATGGCTTAAACCTGAAGCTACCAAGGCCGACATCGCGCGGCTTTGCCACGAGGCACAGACCCATGGTTTTGCAGCCGTATGTGTCAATCCCATCTGGGTTTCCCATGCCGCCCGGATACTGGCTGGTTGTGGTACAGCCGTATGTACCGTCATCGGCTTTCCCCTGGGGGCCACAACAACCGAGGTCAAGGTCTATGAAGCCCGACAGGCGCTTGAGAACGGTGCCCGTGAAATAGACATGGTTATGGCTGTCGGGCAGCTCAAGGATCGGGATTTTTCATTTGTTGAAGCCGACATCCAGTCCGTCGTCAACCTGACGCACCAATATAAGGCCCTGTGCAAAGTCATTATCGAGGCTGCATTGCTCACTGATGATGAAAAGGTACAAGCCTGCACCATTATCCAGGCGGCCGGAGCAGACTTTGTCAAAACATCAACTGGCTTCAGTCAAGGTGGGGCAACAGTAAGGGATGTCGTGTTACTCCGCCAAAGCGTAGGTCCAGCCATCGGGGTCAAAGCTTCTGGTGGGATCCGCAGTCGGGAAACTGCCGAACAACTGATTGCGGCCGGTGCAACCCGCATTGGCACAAGTAATGGCATAGCTATTCTGCAGGACCGTCAGGTATCTTCCACGTACTGA
- a CDS encoding HAD family phosphatase: MIKAVIFDFDGIIADTEELHFTCLKDILYQEEIFINRQTYDEIYLALDDKNCFKRAFATAKSKELSHQEIEELVKRKANLLQSNLTEVKLFSGTSEWIKKHASEVLLGICSGALHREITQVLSKHSLLEYFAVIVTAEDVEQSKPSPEGYLLALQRLQEISGRHISPSECLVIEDSVAGIEAAKAARMYCAAITNSYSREKLCQADVIFDSILELSLERLDIQLRPPDILPSG; the protein is encoded by the coding sequence ATGATAAAAGCCGTCATCTTTGACTTCGATGGAATTATTGCGGACACCGAAGAACTTCATTTCACTTGCTTGAAAGACATCCTATATCAGGAAGAAATCTTCATCAATCGTCAAACGTATGACGAGATTTATTTGGCACTGGATGACAAAAACTGCTTTAAGAGGGCTTTTGCAACAGCCAAATCAAAAGAACTTTCTCATCAGGAAATTGAAGAACTAGTCAAGCGCAAGGCAAATTTACTTCAATCTAATCTAACAGAGGTTAAATTATTCTCAGGAACTTCCGAGTGGATAAAAAAACACGCATCAGAAGTTTTACTTGGTATATGCTCAGGCGCACTCCACCGGGAAATTACACAAGTTCTTAGCAAACACTCTTTGTTGGAATACTTTGCAGTTATTGTCACGGCTGAAGATGTTGAGCAAAGTAAGCCATCACCAGAAGGCTACCTGTTGGCTTTGCAACGGCTGCAGGAAATATCAGGCAGACACATCTCCCCCTCCGAGTGCCTTGTCATCGAGGATTCAGTAGCCGGTATAGAGGCGGCCAAAGCGGCCCGCATGTACTGCGCAGCTATAACCAACTCTTATTCCAGAGAAAAACTCTGTCAGGCTGACGTTATCTTTGACTCAATCCTAGAGCTTTCCTTAGAAAGACTCGACATCCAGCTCAGGCCGCCTGACATTCTTCCATCTGGCTAG
- a CDS encoding CCA tRNA nucleotidyltransferase: MSRQLPNWLIELCRDISSTGGKALLVGGCVRDRLLGYPVKDYDIEVYGLPSEQLREVLEKHGRVNTVGEHFAVYKLKPNAEPTYEVDVSLPRRESKHGSGHRGFIIQGDPWMTFQDAANRRDFTINAILQDPLSETIIDPCQGLSDLGRRELRAVNANTFKDDSLRVLRAAQLSSRYRLKITDETKLLCQETNLKDIPKERIWDEVKKLLLLSPCPSLGFGYFLELGVVGQLFPMLWELQSSLVGKNPYSAESAWNYVLSSLDRGKTYIEELSEPEKISVLVSVIGTRLSENNLIKLLDALGIYTYQGYQLRAQIITLSKIHLLPYKIFHQIQEQRFYAFALKRVARLTDLKLIVCLSESLHLDASEQISDWLRKSSNSISRSESPILRGHHILRTGLNQGPAVGKLIRQIYEYQIEGRVKNLEDAEQLATNLLLREKSISGLGKFQENG, from the coding sequence ATGTCACGTCAACTACCCAATTGGCTTATTGAACTCTGTAGAGACATCAGCTCAACAGGTGGAAAAGCATTGCTCGTAGGTGGCTGCGTCAGGGACAGACTGCTTGGCTACCCGGTAAAGGATTACGATATTGAGGTTTATGGACTACCCAGTGAACAACTCAGGGAGGTGCTCGAAAAACATGGAAGAGTAAACACAGTGGGCGAACACTTTGCTGTTTATAAGCTGAAACCCAATGCCGAACCAACTTATGAGGTAGATGTATCACTACCCAGACGCGAGTCCAAGCATGGGTCTGGACACCGCGGCTTCATCATTCAGGGAGACCCCTGGATGACATTTCAGGATGCAGCGAATCGGCGTGACTTCACCATCAATGCCATCCTGCAAGACCCACTCAGCGAAACCATCATTGATCCCTGTCAGGGGTTGTCTGACCTCGGTAGAAGAGAGCTACGCGCCGTCAATGCAAATACATTCAAGGATGACTCGTTGAGAGTTCTGCGGGCAGCACAACTGTCTTCCAGATACAGGCTGAAAATAACTGATGAAACAAAACTCCTATGCCAAGAGACGAACTTGAAAGATATTCCCAAAGAACGGATATGGGATGAGGTTAAAAAACTTCTCTTGCTTTCTCCCTGCCCATCCTTGGGATTTGGCTATTTCTTGGAGCTTGGAGTTGTTGGGCAGCTTTTCCCTATGCTGTGGGAGTTGCAAAGCTCACTCGTTGGGAAAAACCCGTACTCAGCAGAATCTGCTTGGAACTACGTACTGTCTTCCCTCGACCGAGGGAAAACGTATATAGAAGAGTTGAGTGAACCTGAGAAAATATCAGTCCTTGTGTCTGTTATTGGGACAAGATTAAGTGAAAATAATCTGATAAAGCTCTTGGATGCTCTTGGTATTTATACTTATCAGGGTTATCAACTGCGCGCTCAAATTATCACATTGAGCAAGATACACCTGCTTCCGTATAAAATTTTTCACCAGATTCAGGAGCAGAGGTTTTATGCTTTTGCCCTGAAGAGAGTGGCCAGACTTACTGATCTCAAGCTGATTGTCTGTCTCTCAGAGTCCCTACACCTTGATGCTTCGGAACAAATATCAGATTGGCTTAGGAAAAGTTCAAACTCGATAAGCCGATCGGAAAGTCCAATACTCAGAGGTCATCATATCCTGAGAACGGGCTTGAACCAAGGACCGGCAGTAGGAAAACTGATTCGGCAGATTTATGAATATCAAATTGAAGGCAGAGTCAAAAACCTTGAAGATGCTGAGCAATTGGCAACAAATCTTCTTCTGAGAGAAAAGTCAATTAGTGGTTTAGGAAAGTTTCAAGAAAACGGGTAG
- the accC gene encoding acetyl-CoA carboxylase biotin carboxylase subunit, whose translation MPLFRKVLVANRGEIACRIIWACKELGLKTVAVYSQADADSLHVRFADEAVCIGPPPSKQSYLNIPALISAAEVTDADAIHPGYGFLSENAHFAEVCEACNITFIGPSPSAIRTMGDKATAKSTMQAAGVPVVPGSDGVLESLDAAESVAAEIGFPLMIKATAGGGGRGMRIVRSVEELRSAFQSAQSEAAAAFGNPGVYVEKYIEKPRHIEIQVLADKHGNTIHFGERDCSIQRKNQKLIEESPSPVVSPEMREQMGQAALGACHKVNYAGVGTVEFIVDEALNFYFMEMNTRIQVEHPVTEFVADVDLVREQILVAAGEKLTISQDKVNLKGHAIECRINAEDPEKFTPSPGCITSLNIPSGPGVRVDTHVYSGYRVPPYYDSMVAKLIVHAPNRNQAIARMKRALETFVIEGIKTTIPLHQRIMDSDTFRSGHFSTRFLETFLNH comes from the coding sequence GTGCCTTTATTCAGAAAAGTGCTTGTTGCAAATCGAGGCGAGATTGCTTGCCGTATTATATGGGCTTGTAAGGAGCTTGGACTGAAAACAGTCGCTGTCTATTCTCAGGCGGATGCTGACTCATTGCACGTGCGCTTTGCCGATGAGGCTGTCTGCATTGGCCCGCCACCCTCCAAGCAAAGTTACCTGAACATACCCGCTTTGATTAGTGCGGCTGAAGTAACGGATGCTGACGCGATCCATCCTGGATATGGATTTCTATCAGAGAACGCCCACTTTGCTGAGGTTTGTGAAGCCTGTAACATCACCTTCATCGGGCCTTCACCAAGCGCTATCAGAACTATGGGTGACAAGGCGACAGCCAAGTCCACCATGCAGGCTGCGGGTGTTCCTGTCGTGCCGGGTAGCGATGGAGTGCTTGAGTCGCTGGATGCGGCGGAATCTGTTGCGGCCGAAATAGGTTTCCCTTTGATGATCAAGGCTACCGCCGGTGGTGGTGGGCGGGGCATGCGTATTGTCAGATCAGTTGAGGAACTGCGCTCGGCCTTTCAGTCGGCTCAATCAGAAGCTGCTGCTGCTTTTGGAAATCCTGGTGTTTACGTGGAGAAGTACATTGAAAAGCCCCGGCATATTGAAATTCAGGTCTTGGCAGATAAACATGGTAATACAATTCATTTCGGTGAGAGAGATTGCTCAATACAGCGCAAAAACCAAAAGCTTATAGAAGAGTCTCCAAGTCCAGTTGTCTCGCCCGAAATGCGTGAGCAGATGGGGCAGGCTGCACTCGGGGCCTGTCATAAGGTGAATTATGCCGGTGTGGGAACGGTAGAGTTTATTGTAGATGAAGCATTAAACTTTTATTTTATGGAAATGAACACAAGGATACAGGTTGAGCATCCAGTGACGGAGTTTGTCGCTGATGTTGACTTGGTGCGTGAGCAAATCCTTGTTGCTGCCGGAGAGAAACTGACCATCTCGCAGGATAAAGTTAATCTCAAGGGGCATGCAATTGAATGCCGGATCAATGCTGAAGACCCAGAAAAATTTACTCCTTCACCGGGATGTATCACTTCCCTCAATATTCCCAGTGGACCTGGTGTTCGGGTTGATACCCATGTGTATTCAGGCTACAGGGTTCCGCCTTACTACGACTCAATGGTTGCCAAGTTGATTGTCCATGCACCAAATCGAAACCAAGCCATTGCCCGCATGAAAAGAGCACTGGAAACCTTTGTTATCGAGGGGATCAAGACAACAATACCGCTTCACCAAAGAATTATGGACAGTGATACTTTCAGATCGGGCCATTTCTCTACCCGTTTTCTTGAAACTTTCCTAAACCACTAA
- the accB gene encoding acetyl-CoA carboxylase biotin carboxyl carrier protein, translating into MNLKEIKELIEFVSGKNIAELEIDKAGLKLRIRTTHLTGTPTTSVSSSSADSSAESRFSPQEGKPPAGQSAKEPASAEDQMEDSTLHVIFSPIVGTFYRAPSPDSKPFVEVGSQVSPGTVLCIIEAMKLMNEVESDVAGEIVKIHQENGKPVEFGQPLFSLKRKQ; encoded by the coding sequence GTGAACTTAAAAGAAATTAAAGAGCTTATAGAGTTTGTCAGCGGTAAAAACATAGCTGAGTTGGAAATTGATAAAGCTGGCTTGAAACTCCGCATCAGGACAACTCATTTGACCGGCACCCCAACCACATCAGTGTCTTCTTCCTCTGCTGATTCCTCTGCCGAATCACGTTTCTCTCCCCAAGAGGGAAAGCCTCCTGCTGGTCAGTCTGCAAAAGAGCCGGCCAGTGCTGAAGATCAAATGGAAGATAGTACGCTGCATGTAATCTTTTCGCCAATTGTTGGGACTTTCTACCGTGCTCCCAGTCCAGATTCCAAGCCGTTTGTTGAAGTAGGCAGTCAGGTCTCACCAGGTACTGTGCTCTGTATCATAGAGGCCATGAAGTTGATGAATGAGGTTGAGTCTGATGTTGCTGGCGAAATAGTAAAAATACATCAGGAGAATGGAAAACCCGTAGAATTCGGTCAGCCACTCTTTTCTTTGAAGAGGAAGCAATAG
- the rplQ gene encoding 50S ribosomal protein L17 has translation MRHLNAHRKLGRTSSHRKSLLRNLATSLVLNERLITTLQKAKELRPFVERAVTLGKRGDLHARRLAAGYFHAGNQGWNANPKRLKHGSERTAGIAALAKLFDVLAARYSERKGGYTRILKLGSRRGDGAELAVIEFVDTER, from the coding sequence ATGAGACACTTGAATGCACACAGAAAATTGGGACGTACTTCGTCTCACAGAAAATCTCTGCTGAGAAATCTGGCTACCTCCCTGGTTTTAAATGAGCGATTGATCACTACCCTGCAGAAGGCAAAAGAACTTCGCCCTTTTGTTGAGCGGGCTGTCACTCTTGGGAAAAGAGGCGACTTACATGCCCGACGGTTAGCGGCAGGCTACTTTCATGCTGGCAACCAGGGGTGGAATGCAAATCCGAAACGCTTGAAACACGGTTCTGAAAGAACGGCTGGGATTGCTGCCTTGGCCAAGCTTTTTGATGTACTCGCTGCACGTTACTCAGAAAGGAAGGGCGGTTACACCCGGATCCTGAAACTTGGAAGCCGCCGGGGCGATGGAGCAGAGCTTGCCGTCATCGAGTTTGTTGACACTGAGCGATAG
- a CDS encoding DNA-directed RNA polymerase subunit alpha, producing MMLTPFQRPKKLDCNLETLTETYGCFYAQPFERGFGTTVGNSIRRALYSSMEGAAITAVRIEGVLHEFSSIPGVVEDATDIILNLKRIPFKITSGKLVSTLRLKCDQPGEVYSRDIEVEEGVEVLESDAYIATVSEGGSLNIEMRLKMGRGYVSADRNFDEDLAIGYIPIDSVHSPIKRVRCNVESARLGQDTDYEKLILEVWTNGSIKPADSIGLAAKLVKDHMSIFINFEETEVDMEPVKITERRPVQNENLDRSVEELELSVRSYNCLKNADIRTIRELVQKNEQEMLKTKNFGRKSLNEIKEILAAMGLGLGAIFDEDGNIMGYRND from the coding sequence ATTATGTTGACGCCCTTTCAGCGACCAAAAAAACTGGATTGTAATCTTGAAACCCTCACAGAGACTTATGGCTGTTTTTATGCACAGCCATTCGAGAGAGGCTTTGGAACAACTGTTGGCAACAGCATCCGGCGTGCCCTTTATTCTTCGATGGAGGGGGCTGCTATTACGGCCGTCAGAATTGAGGGCGTGCTGCACGAGTTCTCTTCGATACCCGGCGTTGTTGAAGATGCAACAGACATAATTCTCAATCTCAAAAGGATACCATTCAAGATAACTTCCGGGAAGCTGGTTTCAACATTGCGTCTGAAATGTGACCAGCCCGGTGAAGTATATTCTCGTGACATAGAAGTAGAGGAAGGGGTAGAAGTCTTAGAGAGCGATGCTTACATAGCTACTGTCAGTGAAGGTGGATCGCTCAATATCGAGATGCGTTTGAAGATGGGGCGTGGATATGTATCTGCGGATAGGAATTTTGATGAAGACCTTGCTATCGGATATATACCAATCGATTCAGTTCATTCACCAATCAAACGTGTTCGTTGCAATGTTGAGTCAGCACGTCTTGGGCAAGACACAGATTATGAAAAGCTGATACTTGAAGTCTGGACAAATGGAAGCATAAAGCCTGCTGACTCAATCGGACTGGCCGCAAAATTAGTCAAGGATCACATGTCAATTTTCATAAACTTCGAGGAAACTGAAGTTGACATGGAGCCAGTCAAGATAACTGAGCGACGACCAGTGCAGAATGAGAATCTGGATCGCTCTGTAGAGGAACTGGAACTGAGTGTAAGATCATACAATTGCCTAAAAAACGCAGACATAAGGACTATAAGGGAGCTTGTACAGAAAAACGAACAGGAGATGTTGAAAACCAAGAACTTTGGGCGCAAATCTCTCAACGAAATAAAAGAGATTCTGGCAGCCATGGGACTTGGCTTGGGGGCGATATTCGACGAGGACGGAAACATAATGGGCTACAGAAATGACTAG
- the rpsD gene encoding 30S ribosomal protein S4 translates to MARYRDAVCRLCRREGVKLFLKGNRCYKPSCAIEKKGTYPPGQHGKDSKRGKLTGYGEQLREKQKVKRIYGMLEGQFRNYFEKASRQRGIIGENLLILLERRLDNVVYRIGFATSRAHARQLVNHGHVLVNGRKIDIPSFQVKVGDIVSIKRESASNPHILQSFETAVGRGRPDWIEVGDRQVLSGRIVALPRREDITHQVNEQMIVELYSK, encoded by the coding sequence GTGGCAAGATATCGTGACGCTGTTTGTCGGCTTTGTCGTCGTGAAGGGGTAAAACTTTTTCTCAAGGGAAATCGATGTTACAAACCTTCTTGTGCAATAGAGAAGAAAGGTACATACCCTCCAGGGCAACATGGCAAAGACTCAAAGCGTGGAAAGTTGACTGGATACGGTGAACAGTTAAGAGAAAAACAAAAAGTAAAAAGAATATATGGAATGCTGGAGGGCCAGTTCAGGAATTACTTTGAAAAAGCATCCCGTCAACGTGGGATCATAGGAGAAAATCTGTTAATCCTGCTAGAACGACGCTTAGACAATGTTGTTTACAGAATTGGTTTTGCTACCTCCAGAGCTCATGCAAGGCAGTTGGTTAATCACGGACATGTCTTGGTAAATGGAAGAAAGATAGACATACCTTCATTTCAGGTAAAAGTGGGAGATATTGTCTCAATAAAGAGAGAAAGTGCATCCAACCCGCACATACTTCAATCCTTTGAGACTGCGGTCGGCAGAGGACGTCCAGACTGGATAGAGGTTGGAGACAGACAGGTTTTGTCCGGGCGCATTGTTGCACTTCCACGACGTGAGGACATTACGCACCAAGTCAACGAACAGATGATAGTGGAGCTGTACTCCAAGTAA
- the rpsK gene encoding 30S ribosomal protein S11 — protein sequence MPKKVNTTKSGLKKKNYKKKEKKNIPRGIVHIQASFNNTIVSITDLSGNLLAASSSGALGFKGSRKGTPFAAQQAAAKAASIAKESGMQSCEVRISGPGSGRESAIRAIQANGIEVQLIRDVTPIPHNGCRPRKRRRV from the coding sequence ATGCCAAAGAAGGTCAACACTACCAAGAGTGGACTGAAAAAGAAAAATTACAAAAAAAAGGAAAAGAAGAATATCCCAAGAGGTATAGTCCACATTCAAGCTTCATTCAACAACACGATAGTCAGTATAACTGACTTGAGCGGTAATCTTCTGGCTGCTAGCAGCTCCGGGGCACTCGGCTTCAAAGGTTCCAGAAAGGGAACCCCTTTTGCTGCGCAGCAAGCTGCTGCCAAGGCTGCGTCAATTGCCAAGGAGTCAGGTATGCAGTCCTGCGAAGTCAGAATCAGCGGGCCCGGCTCTGGTCGTGAATCGGCGATAAGAGCAATACAGGCAAATGGCATAGAAGTTCAGCTTATCCGCGATGTAACCCCAATCCCACACAACGGATGTCGCCCTCGCAAACGCCGTCGTGTGTGA
- the rpsM gene encoding 30S ribosomal protein S13, producing MARIAGIDLPENKKVLIALTYIYGIGRSLSTKILDKANVDPNTKMSNLSEDELGRIRAVIDNSVVVEGDLRKQIQLDIKRLMEIQSYRGLRHRKSLPVRGQRTHTNARTRKGPRRATIAKKKAPGKK from the coding sequence ATGGCGCGTATTGCTGGCATTGATCTTCCAGAAAATAAAAAAGTACTTATAGCCTTGACCTACATATATGGTATAGGACGGTCTTTATCTACTAAGATACTAGACAAGGCGAATGTCGATCCCAATACCAAAATGAGTAACCTATCTGAGGATGAGTTGGGGCGTATTAGAGCCGTCATAGACAACTCTGTTGTTGTAGAGGGAGACCTGAGAAAGCAAATTCAACTGGACATCAAGCGCCTTATGGAAATTCAGTCCTACAGAGGTTTACGGCACAGAAAAAGTCTTCCAGTTCGAGGTCAGAGGACGCATACAAATGCGCGGACCCGCAAAGGTCCTCGCCGGGCAACGATAGCTAAGAAGAAGGCGCCTGGTAAGAAGTAA
- the rpmJ gene encoding 50S ribosomal protein L36 codes for MKVRASVKKICKSCKVIIRFGTVRVICVNPKHKQKQG; via the coding sequence ATGAAAGTAAGAGCTTCAGTAAAAAAGATTTGTAAATCCTGTAAAGTAATTATCAGGTTTGGGACCGTTCGGGTAATTTGTGTCAATCCCAAACATAAACAGAAGCAGGGCTGA
- the infA gene encoding translation initiation factor IF-1, whose translation MPKEDSIEASAFVIEALPNATFKVELENKHVVLARISGKMRKNFIKILPGDKVLVELSPYDLTRGRIVYRYK comes from the coding sequence GTGCCTAAAGAAGATTCAATTGAAGCTTCGGCATTTGTCATAGAAGCACTACCAAATGCAACCTTCAAGGTTGAGCTTGAAAATAAGCATGTAGTGCTTGCGCGTATTTCTGGTAAGATGCGAAAAAACTTCATAAAAATACTACCCGGTGACAAAGTTCTAGTTGAGCTTTCCCCCTATGATCTGACAAGGGGACGAATTGTTTACCGGTATAAATGA
- the map gene encoding type I methionyl aminopeptidase has product MITTKTRQQIERMHSAGKYLAELLALLKETAVPGITTARLNEIAEGWLVRKKLYSPFKGYRGYPSSICVSVNEQVVHGIPGQKLIKNGDIVSIDAGVVFDGYVADAAITIPVGEVSEQLQKLISITNRSLYYGISQMVEGNRLYDITYAIQSYTESYGYSLVKEFCGHGVGRKMHEDPQVPNCGHRPNTGPRLRSGWVLAIEPMVNMGSAGVKIESDGWTVVTNDGKPSAHFEHTVAITPNGPLILTAL; this is encoded by the coding sequence ATGATTACAACTAAAACACGTCAGCAAATAGAGAGAATGCATTCTGCCGGAAAGTATCTGGCAGAGCTTTTGGCTTTGCTGAAGGAAACTGCTGTTCCTGGTATAACGACAGCCAGGTTGAATGAAATTGCAGAAGGCTGGTTGGTCCGTAAAAAACTTTACTCGCCGTTCAAAGGTTATAGAGGATATCCATCAAGTATATGTGTTTCTGTGAACGAACAAGTTGTTCACGGTATTCCGGGTCAAAAGCTGATAAAGAATGGAGATATTGTAAGCATAGATGCGGGGGTTGTATTTGATGGATATGTAGCTGATGCTGCAATTACAATTCCTGTTGGGGAGGTTTCAGAACAGCTTCAAAAGCTGATAAGTATCACTAATCGTTCACTTTACTATGGAATATCACAGATGGTGGAAGGAAACCGCCTATACGATATTACTTATGCAATACAGTCATACACTGAATCGTATGGGTATAGCTTGGTGAAAGAGTTCTGTGGTCATGGAGTTGGGCGTAAGATGCATGAAGACCCACAGGTTCCTAACTGTGGGCATCGTCCGAATACAGGCCCTCGTTTGAGAAGCGGGTGGGTTTTGGCTATAGAGCCCATGGTTAACATGGGCTCTGCTGGTGTGAAGATTGAAAGTGATGGCTGGACAGTGGTAACAAATGACGGCAAACCTTCGGCCCACTTTGAGCATACTGTTGCTATCACACCCAATGGTCCGTTGATTCTCACGGCGCTCTGA
- a CDS encoding adenylate kinase has protein sequence MDSSVPVAIVMIGPPGSGKGTQSSKLSAFLGIPKISTGDILRQVASGSSRNSEEIRAIMETGGLVPDSILADLVTSRLSEPDCKKGFILDGYPRNIDQVIFLESLLQVKNYKLLVVEIAVPEDVLLKRVTGRFSCRGCGAIYNKYFLRPRNEKICDQCGSADFAYRSDDNELVVRERLREYTLQTLPVLDYYKAKHLLVSVDGNRSLDEVYDELTCHLSKVL, from the coding sequence ATGGACAGTAGTGTTCCTGTTGCGATAGTTATGATCGGTCCACCTGGGTCGGGTAAAGGTACTCAATCCAGCAAGCTCAGCGCATTTTTAGGAATACCCAAGATATCAACGGGAGATATTCTTCGCCAAGTGGCATCAGGAAGCAGCCGGAATTCAGAAGAGATTAGGGCTATTATGGAAACGGGTGGCCTCGTTCCTGATAGTATATTGGCTGACTTGGTTACTTCCAGGCTGTCTGAGCCAGATTGTAAAAAGGGTTTTATATTAGATGGCTATCCGCGAAATATCGATCAGGTCATTTTTTTAGAAAGCCTTTTGCAGGTCAAAAACTACAAGTTGCTGGTGGTGGAAATTGCAGTTCCTGAAGATGTTCTTTTGAAGAGAGTAACTGGTCGTTTTTCTTGTAGAGGATGTGGAGCAATATACAATAAGTATTTCCTTAGACCGCGAAACGAGAAAATCTGTGATCAGTGTGGAAGTGCTGATTTTGCTTACAGGTCTGACGATAATGAGCTCGTTGTCAGAGAGCGATTGAGAGAGTACACGCTCCAAACGCTTCCTGTCTTGGATTACTATAAAGCCAAGCACCTGCTAGTGTCAGTAGATGGGAATAGATCACTGGATGAAGTTTATGATGAGCTGACCTGCCATTTATCCAAGGTGCTATGA